The proteins below come from a single Chryseobacterium capnotolerans genomic window:
- a CDS encoding ligase-associated DNA damage response DEXH box helicase — protein MAAFEHTNGFTIIQQWMKDKGIAPFKFQMDTWKKFGSGYSGMVVAPTGFGKTFSVFLALISDFLNHPENYKKGLKMIWVTPLRSLSKDIAKAMQEAMDEIGIDWVVGVRNGDTDPKIRQQQVRKIPEILVVTPESLHLLLAQKNHEIFFKDMKCVVIDEWHELLGSKRGVMVELGISQLRKYVPKLQIWGITATIGNLDEAMDVLIPYDIKKTKITAKEHKKIDIIPVFPDEVEILPWAGHLGHKLADKVVPIILESKSTIVFTNTRSQSEMWYQLLLDAYPDFAGQIAIHHSSIDAHLRIWIEENLSSGKLKAVVSTSSLDLGIDFKPVDTVIQIGSAKGVARFLQRAGRSGHSPFETSKIYCVPTHSLELIEVSALKEAVKQKVVEPREPQVLCFDVLIQFLMTLAVGNGFYPDETYERIKKVYAFQEIMDEEWKSILEFLTIGGSVLKNYEEFHKIVIMEDGLYKVTSRKIAMLHRMNMGVIVSDAMLKVKFISGGYVGMIEEYFISKLKKEERFILAGRTLEVAMIKDMTVYVRAAKGKALVPSYLGGRLPLSSNLGHFLREKLSHALSPKASEKELKFLHPLLINQEENSHIPQENEFLVEMIKNREGYHLFMYPFEGRLVHEVMAALIAFRISKLAPISFSMAMNDYGFELFSDKEIPLNEENLQQILTRDNLMNDVIASINSAEMARRKFRDIAVISGMVIQNYVGQQRSNKSLQSSAGLIFKVLEDHDSHHFLIKQAYTEVFNMQLQEQRLVEAFKRIEKSKVILKHSRSFTPLSFPIKVDSLRQTLSSEGLDARIKRMLKLSNVADI, from the coding sequence ATGGCAGCCTTTGAACATACCAACGGATTTACCATCATTCAGCAATGGATGAAGGATAAAGGCATTGCTCCTTTTAAATTTCAGATGGATACATGGAAGAAATTTGGAAGCGGATATAGTGGTATGGTAGTAGCGCCTACAGGATTCGGAAAAACTTTTTCTGTTTTTTTAGCATTGATCTCAGACTTTTTAAACCATCCTGAAAACTATAAAAAAGGATTAAAAATGATCTGGGTCACCCCACTCCGTTCATTGTCTAAAGATATTGCCAAGGCAATGCAGGAAGCCATGGATGAAATTGGCATTGATTGGGTGGTTGGGGTAAGAAACGGAGACACAGATCCTAAAATAAGACAACAACAGGTCAGAAAGATACCTGAAATCTTGGTGGTAACTCCTGAAAGTTTACATCTTTTACTGGCTCAGAAAAATCATGAAATCTTCTTCAAGGATATGAAATGTGTTGTGATAGATGAATGGCATGAATTGTTAGGTTCAAAACGCGGTGTCATGGTAGAACTGGGAATATCACAGCTTAGGAAATACGTTCCAAAACTTCAGATTTGGGGAATTACAGCCACCATTGGAAACCTGGATGAAGCCATGGATGTTTTGATACCTTATGACATTAAGAAAACAAAAATCACAGCGAAAGAACATAAAAAGATTGATATTATTCCCGTATTTCCTGATGAAGTGGAAATACTACCCTGGGCAGGCCATCTAGGCCATAAGCTTGCAGATAAAGTAGTTCCCATCATCCTTGAATCGAAATCTACCATTGTTTTTACCAATACCCGAAGTCAGAGTGAAATGTGGTATCAACTGCTTTTAGATGCCTATCCTGATTTTGCAGGGCAAATTGCTATTCACCACAGTTCTATTGATGCCCATCTGAGAATCTGGATTGAAGAAAATCTAAGTTCCGGAAAATTAAAAGCTGTTGTTTCCACTTCATCATTAGACCTGGGAATAGATTTCAAACCTGTTGATACAGTGATTCAAATCGGTTCTGCAAAAGGAGTGGCTAGATTTCTTCAAAGAGCGGGCCGTAGTGGGCACTCTCCTTTCGAAACATCCAAGATTTATTGTGTTCCCACCCACTCTTTAGAATTAATAGAGGTTTCTGCTTTAAAAGAAGCCGTAAAGCAAAAAGTAGTGGAGCCAAGAGAGCCTCAAGTACTGTGTTTTGATGTTTTGATTCAATTCCTCATGACTCTGGCCGTTGGAAATGGCTTTTATCCTGATGAAACTTATGAAAGAATTAAAAAAGTATATGCTTTTCAGGAAATCATGGATGAAGAATGGAAAAGTATTCTTGAGTTTTTGACCATTGGCGGCAGTGTTTTAAAAAACTATGAGGAATTTCATAAAATCGTCATCATGGAAGATGGCTTGTATAAAGTAACTTCCCGAAAAATTGCTATGCTTCACCGAATGAATATGGGCGTGATTGTAAGCGATGCCATGCTCAAAGTAAAATTTATTTCCGGTGGTTATGTGGGAATGATTGAAGAATATTTTATTTCCAAACTTAAAAAAGAAGAAAGATTTATTCTGGCTGGTCGAACGTTGGAAGTTGCTATGATTAAGGATATGACCGTCTATGTAAGAGCTGCAAAGGGAAAAGCCCTGGTTCCAAGTTATCTTGGTGGAAGATTGCCATTAAGTTCCAATCTGGGTCATTTTTTAAGAGAAAAACTTTCGCATGCCTTAAGCCCAAAGGCTTCAGAAAAAGAACTTAAATTTCTGCATCCGCTATTGATTAATCAAGAAGAGAATTCTCACATTCCGCAGGAAAATGAATTTCTGGTGGAAATGATCAAAAACCGCGAAGGCTATCATTTATTTATGTATCCTTTTGAAGGCCGTCTGGTACATGAAGTAATGGCCGCGTTAATTGCCTTTCGGATATCAAAACTGGCCCCTATTTCCTTTTCAATGGCAATGAACGACTATGGATTTGAGCTGTTCAGCGATAAGGAGATTCCGTTGAATGAAGAAAATTTACAGCAGATATTAACCCGGGATAACCTGATGAATGATGTGATTGCCAGCATCAATTCTGCAGAAATGGCAAGGCGGAAATTCAGGGATATTGCAGTGATCTCCGGAATGGTGATTCAAAATTATGTCGGTCAGCAACGCTCCAATAAATCGTTGCAAAGTTCAGCCGGGCTCATTTTTAAAGTTTTGGAAGATCATGATTCTCACCACTTTTTAATCAAACAGGCCTATACAGAAGTCTTTAATATGCAGCTTCAGGAACAACGGCTCGTCGAAGCTTTTAAAAGGATTGAAAAATCTAAGGTTATTTTAAAACATTCCCGGTCTTTTACGCCTTTAAGCTTTCCTATTAAGGTAGACAGTTTGAGGCAGACTCTTTCCAGTGAAGGATTGGATGCAAGAATTAAAAGAATGCTGAAACTTTCCAATGTAGCAGATATTTGA
- a CDS encoding 2,3-bisphosphoglycerate-dependent phosphoglycerate mutase, whose translation MAKLFLVRHGQSLWNLENRFTGWQDIDITETGIEEAKNAGIALKKEKIDIAFTSVLLRAKHTLTIILDEIGKPNIPIVMDKALNERSYGNLEGLNKAETALKYGEEQVHTWRRSFDVVPPGGESLKDTYNRVIPYFEKEITPLLKKGENVLIVAHGNSLRALIMYLEHLSPEEILEREIATGVPVTYIFDEKFHVSRRENNYY comes from the coding sequence ATGGCAAAATTGTTTTTAGTCCGTCACGGACAGTCCCTCTGGAATCTTGAAAACAGATTTACCGGATGGCAGGATATCGATATTACAGAAACAGGAATTGAAGAAGCAAAAAATGCGGGAATTGCCTTAAAAAAGGAAAAAATAGACATTGCCTTTACTTCAGTTTTGCTAAGAGCTAAGCATACCCTTACCATCATTCTTGATGAAATTGGAAAACCCAATATTCCTATTGTCATGGATAAAGCCTTGAATGAGCGCTCTTATGGAAACCTGGAAGGCCTTAATAAAGCAGAAACTGCCCTGAAATATGGAGAAGAACAGGTTCATACCTGGCGCAGATCTTTTGATGTAGTTCCACCTGGTGGAGAAAGCCTTAAAGATACTTATAACAGGGTAATCCCGTATTTTGAAAAAGAAATTACTCCCTTGTTGAAGAAAGGAGAAAATGTATTGATTGTGGCTCATGGAAACAGCCTTCGTGCCCTTATCATGTACCTGGAACATTTATCTCCTGAAGAAATCCTGGAAAGAGAAATTGCAACAGGAGTTCCAGTCACTTATATTTTTGATGAAAAATTTCATGTAAGCAGAAGAGAGAATAATTATTATTAA
- a CDS encoding nitrilase family protein — translation MNIKISTAQFENKSGDKEYNLGIIEKLAQKASIEGSDVIAFHECSITGYTFARNLSKDQLLDIAELIPDGESIKRLQQIAEQYNIVILAGLFEKDENNNLFKAYVCVDHTGLKAKYRKLHPFINPHLTPGNEYCVFEIQGWKCGILICYDNNIIENVRATKLLGADIIFMPHVTMCTPSTRPGAGFVDPQLWENRLEDPTSLRLEFNGMKGRDWLMKWLPARAYDNAAYIIFSNPIGMDDDQLKNGCSMIIDPFGDVIAECQSFEDSFTSAVIISEKLTQAGGYRYLKARRPELYRDIIGKEHSSVQKVVWLDEKDN, via the coding sequence ATGAATATTAAAATTTCAACGGCACAATTTGAAAATAAAAGCGGCGACAAGGAATACAATCTGGGTATTATAGAAAAACTGGCTCAAAAAGCTTCTATTGAAGGTTCTGATGTGATTGCTTTTCACGAATGTTCTATTACAGGATATACTTTTGCCAGAAACCTGTCCAAGGATCAGTTGCTGGATATTGCTGAACTTATTCCTGATGGAGAAAGCATTAAAAGACTGCAACAAATTGCTGAGCAATACAATATCGTTATTCTGGCAGGACTTTTTGAAAAGGATGAAAATAACAACCTCTTCAAAGCCTATGTATGTGTAGATCATACAGGATTGAAAGCCAAATACAGAAAATTGCATCCCTTCATCAATCCCCATCTTACTCCAGGTAATGAATATTGTGTATTTGAAATTCAAGGTTGGAAATGTGGTATTCTGATTTGCTACGACAATAATATTATTGAAAATGTAAGGGCGACCAAATTGCTTGGTGCAGATATTATTTTCATGCCTCATGTTACGATGTGTACACCTTCCACAAGACCTGGAGCAGGTTTTGTAGATCCTCAGCTTTGGGAAAACAGGCTAGAAGATCCTACTTCTTTACGACTTGAATTTAACGGAATGAAAGGAAGAGACTGGCTGATGAAATGGCTTCCTGCCAGGGCTTATGACAATGCAGCGTATATCATTTTCTCAAATCCTATTGGAATGGATGATGACCAGCTTAAAAATGGATGTTCTATGATTATAGACCCTTTTGGGGATGTTATTGCAGAATGCCAGTCATTTGAAGACAGCTTTACATCTGCTGTTATTATTTCTGAAAAGCTTACGCAGGCTGGTGGATACCGGTATTTAAAAGCAAGAAGGCCGGAACTTTACAGAGATATTATAGGGAAAGAACATTCTTCTGTACAAAAAGTGGTATGGCTGGATGAGAAAGACAATTAA
- a CDS encoding helix-turn-helix transcriptional regulator: MKDALQPFHEKLFYKTDPLVIMHDLNLFFTKFLSEKIDTEYQFIAAVQQYILQNRGTVLSKDLEKFTGYSERHLERKFESYMGISPKTYSNIIRLHYFLSLMKQENKGQNMTLLSYHAGYSDQSHLIREFRKNVGLTPRQYANTENKMAVNFIEL; encoded by the coding sequence TTGAAAGATGCGTTGCAGCCGTTTCATGAGAAGCTTTTTTATAAAACAGATCCTTTGGTAATCATGCATGATCTGAATCTATTTTTTACGAAATTTCTATCTGAAAAAATTGACACCGAGTACCAATTTATAGCAGCAGTTCAACAGTATATCCTTCAGAATAGAGGTACCGTACTCTCTAAGGATCTGGAAAAATTTACAGGATATTCTGAACGCCACCTGGAAAGGAAGTTTGAAAGCTATATGGGTATTTCTCCTAAAACATACAGCAATATTATCCGGCTTCATTATTTTTTAAGTCTTATGAAACAGGAGAATAAAGGTCAAAATATGACCTTGCTTTCCTATCATGCAGGTTATTCCGATCAATCTCACCTGATTCGGGAGTTCAGAAAGAATGTAGGACTTACTCCCAGACAATATGCCAACACGGAAAATAAAATGGCCGTTAACTTTATTGAGCTGTAA
- a CDS encoding DUF6597 domain-containing transcriptional factor, with the protein MQISPPKHLAPFIRHYIFLENNEKDIKNVRLFTDGSTGLILSANMRLYSHLSGEQMPFFFFLWNFKYL; encoded by the coding sequence ATGCAGATTTCACCGCCAAAACATCTGGCACCCTTTATCCGGCATTATATCTTTTTGGAAAACAATGAAAAGGATATCAAGAACGTCAGATTATTTACTGATGGCAGTACCGGGTTAATTTTATCTGCTAATATGCGTTTATACTCTCATCTTTCCGGGGAGCAAATGCCTTTTTTTTTTTTTTTATGGAACTTTAAATACTTATAA
- a CDS encoding pyridoxamine 5'-phosphate oxidase family protein, with protein MSTQNLTHLEAIKKIKELSENAKICMFCTELETVPVNSRPMTLQETDDSGNLWFISSGTSNKNFEIKEDRRVQLFFMNNNNSQYLSVYGKASVYKDKTTIRRKMVSPCKSLV; from the coding sequence ATGTCTACACAAAATCTTACCCATCTCGAAGCGATCAAAAAGATCAAAGAACTGTCAGAAAATGCAAAAATATGTATGTTCTGTACAGAATTGGAAACAGTACCTGTCAACTCGAGGCCTATGACTTTACAAGAGACAGATGACAGCGGAAACCTTTGGTTTATCAGCAGTGGAACCAGCAATAAAAATTTTGAAATAAAAGAAGACCGGAGAGTCCAGCTGTTTTTCATGAATAATAATAACTCTCAATATCTGTCTGTATATGGAAAAGCTTCTGTTTATAAAGATAAGACCACTATAAGAAGAAAAATGGTCTCCCCTTGCAAAAGCCTGGTTTGA
- a CDS encoding thioredoxin: MKKSIFYHAGCPVCISAEHDIIGLIGLQNIEIIHLGNEKNKIEDAEKAGVKSVPALVTPSGNVLHINFGASIEDVKN, translated from the coding sequence ATGAAAAAGTCCATTTTTTATCATGCAGGATGTCCTGTATGCATCAGTGCAGAACATGATATTATCGGCCTTATAGGGTTGCAAAATATTGAAATTATCCATCTGGGTAATGAAAAAAATAAAATTGAAGATGCTGAAAAGGCAGGGGTAAAGTCTGTACCTGCTTTAGTAACGCCTAGCGGGAATGTTCTTCATATTAACTTTGGAGCATCTATAGAGGATGTGAAAAATTAG
- a CDS encoding dihydrodipicolinate synthase family protein has product MKNVPFKGIISYPITPFDENEKVDIPLFKHLVERLITSGSHGIAPLGSTGVMPYLSDEEKEEVTEATLKQVKGRIPTLVGVSNLTTEKTIHHAQFAEKAGADAVMIIPMSYWKLTDDEIVSHYDAVARKISIPIMAYNNPATSGVDMSPSLLKRLLEIPNVTMIKESTGDIQRMHYLRRELGEEVAFYNGSNPLALAAFSAGARGWCTAAPNLIPELTISLYNAVEKGNLEKAKTIFYRQFDLLKFIVNKGLPRAVKSGLNILGEDGGNLRSPLKPLHEKETEELRNIIQTLIN; this is encoded by the coding sequence ATGAAAAATGTACCATTTAAAGGGATTATATCCTATCCCATAACACCTTTTGATGAAAATGAAAAAGTAGACATCCCTCTTTTCAAGCACCTGGTAGAAAGGCTAATCACTTCTGGAAGTCATGGTATTGCTCCCTTGGGAAGTACAGGGGTAATGCCTTATCTGTCTGATGAAGAAAAGGAAGAAGTTACAGAAGCCACATTAAAACAAGTAAAGGGAAGAATCCCAACTCTTGTAGGGGTTTCCAATCTTACCACAGAGAAAACGATTCATCATGCTCAATTTGCAGAGAAAGCAGGAGCAGATGCCGTAATGATCATTCCGATGAGCTACTGGAAACTAACAGATGACGAAATTGTGTCGCATTATGATGCTGTAGCACGTAAAATTTCTATTCCAATTATGGCTTACAATAATCCGGCAACAAGTGGAGTAGATATGTCACCGTCTCTCTTAAAAAGGCTGCTTGAAATTCCTAATGTAACCATGATTAAAGAAAGTACAGGAGATATTCAGAGAATGCATTATCTGAGAAGAGAACTGGGAGAAGAAGTCGCTTTTTATAACGGCTCAAACCCTTTAGCTTTGGCTGCATTTTCTGCTGGGGCAAGAGGCTGGTGTACGGCTGCACCTAATCTTATTCCTGAACTTACTATCAGTCTTTACAATGCGGTTGAAAAAGGGAATTTAGAGAAAGCAAAAACTATTTTCTATCGACAGTTTGATCTTTTAAAATTCATTGTCAATAAAGGACTACCAAGAGCTGTGAAATCAGGGCTGAATATTCTGGGTGAAGATGGTGGAAATTTGAGAAGTCCTTTAAAACCATTGCATGAAAAAGAAACTGAAGAATTAAGAAATATTATTCAAACTCTTATTAATTAA
- a CDS encoding cupin domain-containing protein has protein sequence MDKKQFSSKDFHETFARPKYVKPSHLIHKNVENAGEHNQFSTERKHPVFFVDLPSKNVSMTIGGLTPGQQTNRHRHTYETVLFVIEGKGWTEVEDERVYWEAGDAVYIPSWAWHKHQNLSDTESAKYIACENAPQLQNLGVALREEEGRDL, from the coding sequence ATGGACAAGAAACAATTCAGTTCAAAAGACTTTCACGAAACATTTGCAAGACCAAAGTATGTAAAGCCAAGCCACTTAATTCATAAAAATGTAGAAAATGCAGGAGAACATAATCAGTTTTCAACAGAAAGGAAACACCCTGTTTTCTTTGTAGATCTTCCGAGTAAAAATGTAAGTATGACCATTGGAGGATTAACTCCCGGACAACAAACGAACAGACACCGTCATACTTATGAAACTGTATTATTTGTCATTGAAGGAAAAGGCTGGACAGAAGTAGAGGACGAAAGAGTATATTGGGAAGCTGGTGATGCCGTTTATATTCCATCATGGGCATGGCATAAGCACCAAAATCTGAGCGATACAGAATCAGCCAAATATATAGCCTGCGAAAATGCTCCTCAATTACAGAATCTGGGTGTAGCCCTGAGAGAAGAAGAAGGCAGGGATCTTTAA
- a CDS encoding PLP-dependent aminotransferase family protein, with translation MIRPWKLEFEIDKKLDKAVYLQIADTLIADIRSGRLKAGDALPGSRNLAAMLKINRNTVVEAYQVLLNEEWVISKERKGIFVSDQLSVLHEKRMDKKSDSSIYPMANQGIIINFDDGHPDSKIAPVTELARAYRQIFGIKAKWQMMGYGDEHGDIEFRRMISQMLNHQRGMQIHEQEISITRGSQMAMFLTAQSLFTSGDYVIVEDPGYQPAWQAFEYAGAQLLPVSVDEEGINVKHIEKLLAEHKNIKAIYVTPHRQYPTMVTLSLSRRLKLIELANQHNITIIEDDYDNEFHFGYRPILPISSFPELNHYVYIGTLSKVVAPALRIGYLATKNQDLLQKIGNLRKIIDVHGDVIMEQAVLQLIKEGAVKKHIRKATAHYKHKRDFVYNLLNKYLKEVAHFTLPEGGLAFWIVPKTALDWDKVTSALLEKNIKIIHPKQYSRNSVNGFRLSYGSVSEEQLKQSIQIIAEVFKQLS, from the coding sequence ATGATTCGACCTTGGAAATTAGAATTTGAAATTGATAAAAAGCTTGATAAAGCGGTGTATTTACAAATAGCAGATACCCTTATTGCAGATATCCGCTCAGGCAGATTAAAGGCCGGAGATGCACTGCCCGGCAGCCGGAATCTGGCTGCGATGTTGAAAATCAACAGAAATACAGTGGTTGAAGCCTATCAGGTATTACTTAACGAAGAATGGGTGATTTCTAAAGAAAGAAAAGGAATTTTTGTTTCAGATCAATTGTCTGTCTTACACGAAAAAAGAATGGATAAGAAGTCCGATTCTTCCATCTATCCCATGGCCAATCAGGGAATAATAATTAATTTCGATGATGGTCATCCGGACAGTAAAATAGCTCCCGTAACTGAATTGGCAAGAGCCTACCGGCAGATTTTCGGAATTAAAGCAAAATGGCAGATGATGGGATATGGAGATGAACATGGGGATATCGAATTCCGAAGGATGATTTCTCAGATGTTGAACCATCAACGCGGGATGCAGATTCATGAACAGGAAATATCCATTACAAGAGGCAGTCAGATGGCTATGTTTCTGACAGCTCAAAGCCTTTTTACTTCCGGAGATTATGTTATTGTAGAAGACCCCGGTTACCAGCCAGCTTGGCAGGCTTTTGAATATGCAGGAGCTCAGCTTCTTCCTGTTTCTGTAGATGAAGAAGGAATCAATGTAAAGCATATTGAAAAACTTCTGGCAGAGCATAAAAATATCAAAGCAATATATGTAACCCCTCATCGGCAGTACCCAACAATGGTTACATTAAGTTTATCACGAAGATTAAAATTAATAGAACTCGCTAATCAACATAATATTACAATCATTGAAGATGATTATGATAATGAGTTCCATTTTGGGTACCGCCCTATTCTACCCATTTCCAGTTTTCCTGAACTTAATCATTATGTTTATATCGGGACATTAAGTAAAGTGGTGGCTCCGGCATTAAGAATTGGATATCTGGCTACTAAAAACCAGGATTTATTACAAAAGATCGGGAATTTAAGAAAGATTATTGATGTGCATGGAGATGTTATCATGGAGCAGGCTGTTTTACAGTTAATCAAAGAAGGAGCGGTAAAAAAGCACATCAGAAAAGCAACGGCCCATTATAAACACAAAAGGGATTTTGTATATAACCTTTTGAATAAGTATCTGAAGGAGGTTGCCCATTTTACCTTACCTGAAGGAGGACTGGCTTTCTGGATTGTTCCAAAAACAGCATTGGATTGGGATAAGGTAACCTCTGCATTATTAGAGAAAAACATTAAAATTATTCACCCGAAACAATATAGTAGAAACTCTGTCAATGGTTTCAGGCTAAGTTATGGCTCCGTTTCAGAGGAGCAATTGAAACAAAGTATACAGATCATTGCAGAAGTTTTTAAACAGCTTTCTTAA